In Onthophagus taurus isolate NC chromosome 6, IU_Otau_3.0, whole genome shotgun sequence, a genomic segment contains:
- the LOC111426499 gene encoding muscleblind-like protein 1: protein MAMVNMNNLLNGKDSRWLQLEVCREFQRNKCSRPDTECKFAHPPANVEVQNGRVTACYDSIKGRCNREKPPCKYFHPPQHLKDQLLINGRNHLALKNALMQQMGLTPGQPLVPGQVPAVVDPSSDCLPLTLLPYLSMSVDEQYALMAANPYLTGMPQVGSTYSPYFAPGHIMPTIMAPDPTGVTSPLGVVPQTVVAQQKMPRSDRLEVCREFQRGACKRAESECRFAHPADTVTANEDGTVTVCMDAVKGRCNRDPCRYFHPPLHLQAQIKAAQSRATAASAAVSPLLAAAPVPAPGPATVEIGKKRPRETSTADADLLLMDMKSVGSFYYDNFAFPGMMPYKRPAGDKSGVPVYQPNATTYQQLMQLQHQPFVPVSCEYTATPNLQIPATSSSSPSTAADAQSPQQVNAALNSMASINTMNSMASMNTMNTMNTINSMSSINSLNTTSSIPNVTDAATIAKEVAHQSYAKAVKLAAAAAANQTLTVGNPLTSHLNPLNYTGVALNKQTLTLPAVTQRYPGTAIPMPAAAAAAAASVGMGLALNPYAAALSQANLLNMGRPPQAFHINPYVLRNSYPGAAAASAAAAAAAAAQLHAAPQLLTPGLIAASQYQSAAAVSTPISNVGAPTANISAVQNNNNNNNNNNVVLPPYKKLKTDNF from the exons gGTCGGTGTAACCGAGAAAAGCCACCATGCAAATACTTTCACCCGCCACAACACCTAAAAGACCAACTCCTGATCAACGGAAGAAATCACCTCGCCTTGAAGAATGCCCTGATGCAACAGATGGGATTGACACCTGGTCAACCTTTAGTTCCTGGTCAAGTACCAGCAGTA GTGGATCCATCGTCTGATTGCCTACCCCTCACCCTACTTCCATATTTGTCCATGTCCGTTGACGAGCAGTATGCATTAATG GCTGCAAATCCATACTTGACCGGAATGCCGCAAGTGGGGAGCACATACAGTCCGTATTTCGCTCCAGGCCACATTATGCCCACGATTATGGCTCCTGATCCTACGGGGGTGACATCACCGTTGGGGGTTGTACCACAAACGGTTGTAGCCCAACAAAAAATGCCCCGCTCTGATAGATTAGAg GTGTGCCGCGAGTTCCAGCGGGGGGCGTGCAAGCGGGCAGAGTCAGAATGCCGCTTTGCGCATCCCGCCGATACGGTGACTGCCAACGAGGACGGCACCGTCACTGTCTGCATGGACGCAGTGAAGGGCCGCTGCAACCGCGACCCCTGCCGCTATTTCCACCCCCCTCTGCACCTGCAAGCCCAAATCAAGGCCGCACAGTCGCGGGCCACAGCCGCG AGTGCTGCGGTGTCGCCGTTGCTGGCGGCTGCGCCTGTGCCTGCGCCTGGCCCTGCGACCGTTGAAATCGGCAAGAAGAGGCCACGCGAAACTAGCACTGCAGACGCAGACTTATTACTG aTGGATATGAAATCTGTCGGATCATTTTACTATGACAATTTT gCCTTCCCTGGTATGATGCCATACAAGAGGCCTGCGGGTGATAAGTCAGGCGTACCAGTTTATCAACCGAACGCAACGACCTACCAGCAGTTGATGCAGCTGCAACATCAACCGTTCGTGCCCGTCTCATGTGAGTATACGGCTACTCCCAATCTTCAAATTCCCGCCACTTCTAGCTCCTCCCCTTCAACAGCTGCGGACGCGCAAAGTCCG CAACAAGTAAACGCCGCGTTAAATTCGATGGCTTCAATCAATACCATGAATTCAATGGCTTCAATGAATACAATGAATACCATGAATACTATAAATTCGATGAGttcaataaattcattaaatacaaCGAGTAGTATTCCAAATGTAACTGACGCGGCGACGATCGCTAAAGAAGTAGCTCATCAAAGTTATGCGAAAGCTGTTAAGTTGGCTGCTGCTGCAGCTGCTAATCAAACGTTAACAGTTGGTAATCCATTAACGAGCCATTTAAATCCTTTGAATTACACGGGAGTTGCGTTAAATAAGCAAACTTTAACACTTCCGGCAGTTACTCAAAGATATCCAGGAACTGCTATACCGATGCCTGCCGCAGCCGCTGCGGCAGCGGCTTCCGTTGGTATGGGTTTAGCATTAAATCCTTACGCAGCGGCGTTATCACAagcaaatttgttaaatatggGGCGACCGCCTCAAGCTTTTCACATTAACCCTTATGTATTGAGAAATTCATATCCGGGGGCGGCGGCGGCATCGGCTGCAGCTGCAGCGGCGGCAGCAGCGCAACTTCACGCGGCTCCCCAACTTTTAACTCCAGGGTTAATCGCCGCCTCACAATATCAGTCGGCTGCGGCCGTTTCGACACCTATTTCGAACGTTGGTGCACCAACAGCAAACATTTCCGCCGttcaaaataacaataataataacaataataacaatgttgTCTTGCCACCGTATAAGAAATTGAAAACAGATAATTTCTAG